In Thermodesulfobacteriota bacterium, the genomic stretch TACAACTGTTTTATGATAATTTGTCCCGGACGCAGGGGGAAAATATTTCCGGGCTCAAATTTAAACCACTAAACCAAGAAAACTGGGATGACCTTGAAACACTATTTGGTGATCGGGGGCTTCCGGAGGGTGCTGGTGCATGTGGTGGCGACTAAAGCGTTCTGAGTACGAGAAGAACAAAGGCAATAAAAACAAAGAATTTATGAGAAGCATCGTGAATTCAGGGGAGATTCCCGGCTTGCTAGCTTATCTCAAAGATAAGTCTATAGCATGGTGCTCGGTGGCACTGAGAGAGAAATTTTCATCTCTGTAACGGTCGAGGGTGCTAAAACGAATCGATGATAAACCGGTATGGTCGATAGTGTGCTTTTTTGTGGACAAGGATTACAGAAACAGGGGAATTACCGTATAATTGCTCAAGGCATGCATTGAGCATGTAAGGAAGAAGGGTGGAAAAATCTTGGAGGGTTATCCCATAGAACCTAAGGAAGAGAAAGATCTTCCGGCATTTGCCTGGACCGGTTTACCAGCGCCTTCAAAGGCGCAGGTTTTGTGGAATGCCTACGCCGCTCGGAAAGACGCCCCTATCATGAGATACTATATAGACTAGGAAAAATGAGGGGGCAAGTCGAAGACTGAAGTCCTGTTTTTTTCCCACAATTGCTGATAATACTTGGATATCGTATTCAAAAAATTTTGATACACATGCTTGCGCCCATGCATCTTCATAATTCACAACCTAAGACTCGACTTTTTTTCAAATCAAGGTTGACAAAAGCGATTATTTAGTATAAAAAAATGCATTTAAAACAGGGGGAAGAAAATAATTGTTCGTACCGAAACATGCCTTCGTAACCAAGGGCGTAGGAAAACACAAAGAAAAACTGACCAGCTTTGAGATGGCACTCCGTGATGCGAAGATTGCCGAATTCAATCTGGTCAAAGTCTCTAGCATATTCCCCCCAAACTGCACATTGATGACCCAATCGGCCGGACTCAAGCGCCTTAAGCCCGGCCAGGTCGTCTATGTAGTGATGAGTGAGAATGCCACCGACGAGCCCCACCGCCTGGTTGCCGCATCGGTAGGAATCGCCATACCCAAGAAATCAAACCATTACGGATACCTTTCCGAACACCACAGCTTCGGTCAGACCGATAGCGCCGCTGGTGATTATGCCGAGGACCTGGCTGCATACATGTTGGCCACCATACTGGGAGCGCCGTTTGACCCGGATAAAAGCTACGATGAGCAAAAAGATATCTGGAAGATAAGCGGACATACGGTGCAGACTAGAAACGTCACTCAGTCCGCCGTAGGGGATAAATACGGCATATGGACCACGGTGATTGCCGCCGTGGTGTTTGTCCCATAAAAAAGTTAAGAGTTGTAAGTTAAAAATGAGAATTGATTATTGACTTCTCACTCTCAGCCATTTGGTTATTCCCTGAGCATTTCCTGAGCCACTTCCAGTGTTTTTTCGGTGACCTTGAGACCGCCAAGCATGCGAGCCAGTTCCTTTACCCTCTCCTCATAACTCAGGGATCTGACCTCCACCCTAGTCCTGCTGTCTTCCGTTAAGGTCTTGGTGACGGTGAAATGGGTATCGGCAAACTTTGCCACCTGCGGAAGATGGGTAATGCAAATAACTTGGTGCGATTGTGAGAGGTTTTTGATCTTGCGGCCAACCGCCTCGGCAATCGCCCCGCCTATCCCGGAGTCCGCTTCATCGAATATCAGAACCAAACCCCCTTCCACTCTTGCCAGAACCTCTTTCAAAACAAGCATTATTCGGGAAAGCTCCCCTCCGGATGCTACCCGGGTAAGGGGCTTGGGATTCTCGTCAGGGTTTCCGGAAAAGAGGAAGGCTACCTTATCACCACCATTATAGGAAAGCTCTTTTGTGGTAAGATCTACCACGAACCTGGCGTTCTTGATCCCTATCTTCTCCAGTTCCTTCTCAACTGCCTTCATCAGTTTTTGTGACGAAGCCCGCCTTTTCTCGGATAGCTCGTAAGCCCTCTTATTGAGAACCAGTTCGACTGCCTTGAGCTGATTCTGCAGGTCTTCCACCTTTCCCTCATAGCCTGAGATATCCCCTAGCTCCTCCTCCATGCTCTTTCTCTTCTGGAGAATTTCCTCTATAGTCCCGCCGTACTTTTTTTTAAGCCTCCTTATTTCCTGAAGCCTGCTATCCACATAATTGAGTCTATCCGGGTCAAAACTTATATTCGCCGCATATTGGCGTAGTGTAAAGGAAGCATCCTGAATCTCCACAACTCCCTTCTCTATGGACTTCGCCGTCTCCAACAGGGTGTCGTCAATCTTCACTGCCTCTTCCACCCGGTTAGCGATTCTCTTAAGGGTATCAAAGACCGATTTCTCCCCTTCGTAAAGTGCCTCATAGGCCTCCTGGGTTATGGAATATAGCCTCTCCGCATTGGCCAGTCTTTTCCTTTCCTCTTCCAGCATTTCATCCTCGGAAACCTGGAGCCTGGCAGCGTCGATTTCTGCACACTGAAACCTAAGGAAATCCTCTCTCTCGACCTGCGTTCTCCGGTTACTTTCGCATTCTTCGAGCTCTTTTTTAAGCCTAATGTATGCCCGATAAACCTCACCGACTTCCTCCGTGTGCACCCTTAGGCCTCCGAACTCGTCGAGCAACTGCAGATGCTTATCCTCTTTCAGGAGTGTCTGATGCTCATGCTGGCTGAACACATCGACTATGCCTTCCGTCAGTTGTTCAAGCATTGAATACGTGGCTATATTGCCGCCGATAAACACACGGCCTTTACCCCTACGGGAAAGTATGCGCCTAATTAAGAGCTGGTCATCCCCCGCCTCAAACCCCAGAGATTCCAGTTTATCCTTTAAATGTTTATTATCACCTATATCGAATAAGGCCTCGACCTGAGCTTCATCCTGTCCGGATTTTATAAGGTCAGACGAGGCCCTGTCGCCGAGGATGATATTTATGGCATCAACTATGATGGATTTCCCGGCCCCGGTCTCACCGGTGATGATGTTTAGGCCTTTCCCGAAATCGATAGACAGGTCATCTATGATGGCAAAGTTCTTCAGGTTGAGTGAAAGGAGCATTAAACCTATTCAAGAAAGCTTTTTAGCATTCCTCCGATATCCGAATCTTCGAGCTTTTCCAGTGCTCTTTTCTCTATCTGCCGTATGCGCTCACGGGTGAGGTTAAAATACCGGCCTATCTCATCTAAGGTATAAGTGGTCTCGTAACCAATTCCAAACCGCATTTTCAGTATCTGCTCTTCCCTGGTTGTAAGGTTGGACAGAGCATCCTTTATCTTACCGGTGAGCATGGCCTTTGCCACAGCCGAATCGGGAGTGAGGGCAGTCTCGTCTGGAATGAATTCAAGGAGGGTGGTTTTTTCCCCGTCAACTATGGGTGAATCTAGATGAAATACATCTTTGGTAGCGTCCAGAACCCTCTTCACTCCCTCGATTGAAATGCCGGATTTTTGGGATATTTCCTCGGGAAGCGGTTTTCTCCCCTTTTCTTTATGAAGCATGGAACTGATCCTGTGCACCTTACTTGCCTGCTCCAGCACATAAACTGGAACCCTTATCGTCCTAGTCTGGTCGAGTAATGACCGGGATATAGCCTGGTGAATCCACCAGGAGGCATAGGTCGAGAATTTGTATCCCTTCGTGTGGTCGAATCTTTCCACCGCCCTCATCAGACCTACGTTACCCTCTTGAATTAAATCGGGAAGCGGCAGCCCCCGACCCATATATCTCTTGGCTATGCTTACTACCAGCCTGAGGTTGGCCTTGACAAACCGGTCCTTAAACCGCCTGGCCGTTTTAAGACACGCTTTTGTCAGTATGCCACGCTTTTTAACGTGATTAGGAGTCACTCCGTCTTTGAAGCCTGTCCTCCTCGACGCCCTTTTTCTGAGCCTTCTCAGGGTTCTCTCTATGCTTCTTATGGAAATACCATCTATCTCGGCAATAGTGTCATCCAGAAAATCACCCAGCTTTTTGTCGAATATCCGCTCCAGGACCCTTTTCACGTCCCTAGCTTTAGCCTCGCATTTTTTGATCTTAGCCGATACCTCCACTTCCTCCCTGGCGGTCAAAAGGGGTTCATTCCCCATTTCCTTGAAATAGACCTGAAGAAGCCTAAATTCCTCGTCCGGAGTCCACTGTTTTCCCTTCTCTTCCGCTTCGCCCCTTGGCGATTCTACCTGGAGGTCAAACTCTGACTCCGCTAATTCGGTTATAATTTTGTCCTCGATATCAATGGTGATAAAAAGCTCTTCCGACCCGTTAATCTCGTCGAGTTGATTATCCGAAAACTTTTTATAGTTATTGCCCTTAGCCCGTTTATTCTTTTGCTTTGGGGCCGGCTTAGAACTAGGCTTAACTCCAGACATTCGCTTTGAAATAGGAAGAAGTGCACCTGTTTCCAATCTTCCCTGTCTCACTCCCAATCCTCCTTGAAAGCTTTTTAGGTTCTTATCTGCCCATCGCCATAAATAATAAATTTTGTGGTGGTCAACTCCTCAACGCCCATCGGGCCAAACGCATGTAATTTCGACGTACTGATTCCTATTTCCGCACCTAAACCGAGCTCATATCCATCGCTGAATCTGGTAGACGCATTCACCAGAATCGTCGATGAATTCACACTATTCAGGAAATACTGGGCATTTTTATAATCCCGGGTAATTATCGCTTCAGTATGCATGGACCCATATTTTTCCACGTGGTCTATGGCTTCGTCTATTCCCTTAACCACTCTTACACTAAGTATAAGGTCAAGGTATTCCGCATACCAGTCCTCTTCACTTGCCTCTTTGACCCGAGGGACAATCTCCTTGGTGCGTGGGCAACCCCTGATCTCAACACCATTTTCCTCAAATTTTTTTACCATCCGTGGCAGGAATTTTTCTGAAACCCCTTCGTGTACCAGGAGCGTCTCCATCGAATTGCATACACCAGGCCGCTGCACCTTGGCATTTAAGCAAATATTTTCAGCCATCTCCAAGTCGGCAAATTCGTCCACAAATATGTGACAAACCCCCTTATAGTGCTTTAATACCGGGATTTTTGAGTTTTCCGATACAAACCTTATCAGACTCTCACCGCCTCGGGGAATAACCAGGTCTATATAATCTTCGAGCTTTAATAGCTCCAGGACCAAAGCCCTGTCCGTGACCGGAACAATTTGAACGGCCTCCCGGGGCAGGCTGTTCTTTTCCAGAGCATCTCCTAATACGGACCCTATAGCCATATTAGACCTTATGGATTCGGACCCGCCCCTCAAAATTACCGAATTTCCAGCCTTCAGGCATAAACCGGCGGCGTCAGCGGTCACGTTCGGTCTTGCTTCATATACTATAGCAACCACCCCTAGCGGGATCCTCATCCTTCCCACCAAAAGGCCGTTGGGTCTCCTCCACATCCGTATCACTTCGCCGACCGGGTCCGGAAGCGAGGCTATTTGTTTTAACCCCTCGGCCATCGACTTGATTCGGGATGGGGTAAGGGTGAGGCGGTCGATAAATGACGGGGATAGACCCCTTTTTTGAGCATCCTCTATGTCTTTATTATTTTCCTCGGCTATGAAACCGGAGTGAGAAATAAGCTCCTCAGCCATAGATATTAGAGCGCTGTTTTTGGATTGGGAAGGAATCTTAGCTAATACTCGAGAAGCCTCTTTGGCCCTTTCTGCTATTTTTGTTGCCAGTTGAATAAATTCGGAGTTAGTAGGTAATATAGTAGCTTTCGATCTCGACATTTAGTCCGGAATTAATTCCTTGCCTTATCATGGGCTTTTTTTAAGATGATAATATATCTGTAAACGCATTGTCAAGCTAAATTTTCATACACCACCGATAGCGACATAGAGAGATATCAGTTTTTTATCGGGTAACTCAACAACGCAATAAAAAACCCCCAATAACGTAAAAAGTATTACATCAATGGGGGTTATAATCGGATTAGATTTACCAGAATAATTAGTTAGCAAGCACTCATACTGTCAGAGCAGGTTTTGCCTGTACCAATCGATAGTTTTTCTAAGTCCGGATTCGAGGCTAGTCTTAGCCTCAAAGCCAAAGTCTAATTTGGCTTTGGAAGTATCCAGCATCCTCTCGGGTTGCCCGTCCGGTTTTTGGCTATCCCATACAACCTCACCTTCATACCCAACCATATCCTTGATTAAGTAAACTAAATCCCTGATCGTGATCCCCCTTCCAGAGCCGATATTGACTGGTTCATATTTATCGTAACGCTCTGTGGCAAGAATAATCCCCTCTGCAGCATCCTCAACGTACAGGAATTCCCTGGACGCTTTCCCGGTTCCCCAAGCCGTGACTTCCTTAGCACCCCTATTTTTAGCATCAAAGAACTTCACAATGAGCGCCGGAATGACATGAGCATCCTCTGGGTCAAAGTGGTCTCCAGGACCGTACAAGTTTACCGGTATGAGATATATGACCTTGAATCCATACTGCTTCCGGTAGGACTGTGCCTGAACCAAGAGCATCTTCTTAGCCAGTCCATAAGGGGCGTTTGTTTCCTCCGGATAGCCGTTCCAAAGATCCTCTTCCCTGAAGGGGACAGGAGTAAACTTCGGATAGGAGCAAACGGTCCCCACCGCCACAAACTTTTCCACCCCGGCCTGCCTGGCTGCTTCGATCAGTTGTATACCCATTATGGCATTATCGTAGAAAAGCTCACCCGGATATTTCAAATTAAAACCTATACCACCTACCTTTGCCGCTAGGTGAATGACTATATCAACCCCTTTCACAGCCTTTAAACAATTCTCCCATATTCTGAGATCGCACTCCTTACTTCTGGGGATTACCAGGTTGTCCCTTTTTGCCCCTCTATCCATGAGTTTCTCAACTATGAAGGTGCCGAGAAAGCCGGCACCGCCGGTAACTAAAATGCGTTTAGTCCTTAGCTCGTAGCTCATAGCTCTTTAACCCTTTTTCATAGTTCCTAGCTCATAGAATTTCCGATAGAATTAATTAAACTCGAAATCTTTCTCCCAACCTCACTACCGGAGCCTTTTAATTCATCGAGTTGGGCTCCATCAATCCAGTTTTTCTTATGAAGTATCATTAATAAAGTAATAGTTTCGTATAAAGAACCACGAGCGATGTAAAGAAACTGAATAAATTCCCGCTTTGAATATCTGCCCTTACCCTCAGCTATATTCATTGCTATAGAGGTTGCCGATGATTCCAATTGCTCAACCAGCCTATAGTGTTTTCTGTTGGTATTATTGAGTTTATCTCCAATATCTATAACCTTATCGGCAAAATTAATCGCCTTCTGCCACACTTCCAGATCTTCAAACCCGAATTTAACATTGTTAGCTCTAAACTTTTTGCCCATCTTTGTACCCGTTCGATAATTCCTACTTCATAACTAATACTATCAACTATGAACCATCAACAATGAGCAGAATTAATCCACTTTCCACCACCTGTTTGGAAATTTCTCCCTTAGCACCCGGTCACCTTCCCCCACCGGCTCAAGGCCCATCCTTCTCATGTCCGCATCAACCATAATTCTTACTAAATCGCGAAAACTAACCTTTGGCTCCCAACCTAGCGCTTCCCTGGCTTTGGATGAATCGGCCCTCAATGCCTCGACCTCGGTAGGACGAAAATACTTGGGGTCGATCTTTACATGCTCCCTCCAGTCGAGCCCCACGTAGGAAAAAGCCTCCTCCAGGAACTCCTTGATAGAATGGCTCTCGCCCACACCGATGACAAAGTCATCGGGCTCGGGCCTCTGGAGCATTTTCCACGTCATTTCCACATATTCCGGGGCAAATCCCCAATCCCTCATCGGGTCGAGGTTACCCAGAAAAATGTATTTGTATTTACCGGAGAGTATCATTGCAACCCCCCTGCTAATCTTCCTGGTGACAAAGGTTTCGCTTCTTCTGGGGGATTCGTGGTTAAAGAGGATCCCGCTGACCGCAAACAGGTTATATCCATCCCGGTAGTTAATGGCCGTCCAGTGGGCCATCAACTTAGCACAGGCATAAGGGCTTCGCGGTTGAAAGGGCGTTTCTTCACTCTGAGGCGGTGGGGACATCCCAAACATCTCGCTGCTGGAGGCTTGATAAAATCGGCAATTGTTGCCGCTCTTGCGTATAGCCTCCAAAATCCTTATCGTCCCCAGCCCGGTTATGTCTCCGCTGTATTCCGGCATGTCAAAGCTCACCCGCACATGGCTCTGTGCGGCCAGATGGTAGATCTCCGCAGGCCGAATATTATAGATCAGGTTGGTGAGCTGGCCGGAATCGGAAATATCACCGTAATGGAGAAACAGCCTCGCCTGTGGCTCATGCGGGTCGACATAAAGGTGTTCCAACCTTTCGGTGTTGAAGGTGCTGGATCTCCTGATCAAGCCATGAACCTCGTAGTCTAACGAGAGCAGCAGCTCCGCCAGATAAGAGCCGTCTTGGCCGGTTATACCGGTGATAAGCGCCTTCTTCATCCCATATTCTCCATAATCCGGTTGATTTTAATAGTTGCTGATTCACTTAATCTTACAGTTTGTATAAAGAACGTATTGCTCACACTTTACAATAGTAATTGCCCATGACCAGGACATCCATTTTAGTCCTCGAAAAACAGTTTGCCGCATCGGCAGGCGTATTCACTATAGGCTCGTTTTCGTTGAATGAAGTGTTAAGCAGCATTGGAACCCCGGTTAAATTGAAGAACTCACGAATTAGACTATAGTATCTTAAATTTGTACTTCTGGAAACCGTTTGTAATCTTCCAGTACCATCCACATGCACTACAGCCGGTATAAATCTTCTTTTTTCAGCCTTTACCACGTATATTTTTTCCATGAAAGGAACGGGCGAGGCCCCTTCAAACCATTCCGACACAAAATCCTCGAGCACGGAAGGGGCAAAGGGTCTAAAGCCCTCTCTTCTTTTTATCCTCTCATTCAATATAGTCCTCATACCCTCTTTTCTCGGGTCGACGAGGATGCTTCTGTTTCCCAAAGCCCTCGGCCCCCATTCCGTCCTCCCCTGAAACCATCCAACTACCCTGCCGTCGGCTATATCCTTGGCCGTTTTCTCATAAAGCTCCTGGTCGTTTAATTTAATGTACTTAAGACCATACTCGTTCAAGGCTATCTCTATCTGCTCATCGGAAAACGTAGGTCCCCAGTAAGCGCTATCCATCACAAATCCTCTATCGTTGCCCAAGAATACACTCCACAGCCAAACGGCAGCGCCGATTGCCGTACCGGCATCGTAAGAGGCAGGTGGGATATACAACTCTTTAAACGGAGTCATATCCCCTATCTTCCCGTTCGCCAACGAGTTCTGGATGCAGCCGCCGGCTAGGGCAATTTTATCCGTCCCCGCCTTCCGATGGACGTGGTTCAACATGTGGAAAAAAGCCTCCTCGTACATGGCCTGCATCGAGGAAGCGATATCCTTATGGCGTGCGGATATACTTTCACCGCTCTGTCTAGGGCTTCCTAAAAGCTCGATCAACTTGTCCGAAAAAAGCCTCCCCAGAGTAGGCTCCCCGTTTTCCCAGACCATATCCACCCCTTCCTTGTGATGGACAAAAAAGGAGGTATCCAACTCAAAAAGGCCATTGTCTTTGAGCTTCACTACTTTTCTCATCTCGTTTAAATAAGCCGGCCTACCGAACGAGGAGAGCCCCATCACCTTGTATTCGTCCCCGTATTTCCAAAACCCCAGAAACTGGGTCAAGGCCGTATAAAAAATCCCTAATGAATGAGGGTATTCCACCCAGTCCAGAATTTCGATTTTATTTCCACTGCCTATCCCCCTCATGGCGCTCAGAAAATCGCCGAACCCATCTACCGAGACACAGGCGGCACGGTCGAAAGGAGATACCAGATAGGCGCTTCCCAAATGGGCCCTATGATGCTCAACATTCTGAACCCTTGCTCTTATACTCGAAGCTTTAACCCCAAAGGCACGAGCTAGGCCCTCTTTGACGTCGCTAATCCTAGACACGCTCTGCAACCTGTCCTTGAGAAAACCGATTCTGGGCGTTTTCGTCAGCACCCGAAGAATCTTTTTGTGAATGTGTGCAGACGGGTTTCTGGAAATGGCGATATAATCGACTTCCCCGATGTCGATGCCGCCATACTGGAGACACCATTTAACGGCCTCGACGGGAAGCCCCGCCCAGTGTTTTATCCTTCGAATTCTCTCCTCCTCGATAGCACAGACCAGCTCTCCGTCTGACAACAGACAGGCCGATGAATCGCCATGATAGGCGTTTACACCCAGTATGTACAAGGAACCCCTCCTTACGACAAATCGAAATTATCGATACGATAGCTGGGGAAATAAAGCCGGATGGTTTGTGATAGCTACAATAAAATGGATAAAAGCCAAATTTAAATAGGCTTACTCTAATATCAAAGCTTATTCCCTCTCGATTCCCACTTAGCCCTGAGTGTAATCCAGAGGGAGAGCAGGATAAACCTGAGGTCCATCTCCAGGCATTGACGTCTTAAATATATGAAGTCATACCTGAACTTCTGTCTTCTAGAGATATCCCTTGGGGCATAGATCTGGGCTACCCCGGTAAGACCCGGTCTTATGGAGTGGCGCTTACTGCAACCTGGTATCATTTCAAGCGGAATAGGTCTATTGCCGTTTGAGGGAGACGCCTTTACTTCTATCTCCGCAGGAAGAAGGGCACGTGGACCCACGATGCTCATGTCACCCTTGAGAACATTCCATAGCTGGGGGATCTCGTCCATGGCCGTGGCTCTCAGCACCCGGCCGACCCGGGTTATTCTTTTGTCGTTTTGCCCCGCTTGAAGTGGGCCGAAACGTACATCAGAGTCTGCCACCATAGTGCGAAACTTGTAGGTTCTAAAAAATCTGCCACCTAGGCCAACACGCTCCGAGCAGTAGAATATGGGCCAGCCATCCTCAAGCCAGATAGCCAGGGCGATGATTATGGAGATAGGAAAACTAAAAATAAGTCCAAGTAAGGATACGGCAATATCCAGGTATCTCTTTAAAGAATACTCCCTGACCCGAACCGTCGTGAATAACCCATGCGTATAGGAGTTATCATAACTTCCGTTAAGCTTGGCTGGATAGGTATCAGTAACACTGTAGACAGCCTTATGATTAAACCCGGAAACATCAGCCAGCTCATTAGAGTGGCTGCCAGAATAAGCGGTGTCCCAGACTGCCCCTATATCTCCATCGGTTATTCGTAGCTGGTCTTCTTTATACACCCTCCATCTCCTTCAAGAGTTGGGGACCAATTAGGCCCTGTCGTGTGGCTACTCAAGAGATCACGCTCGACGAATTACCCTCGCGCTATCGCCTTAAGTCTTTTATCAAAACCTGAAGGTTAAAACAATAGTACTATGGGAGTAATTTAGTACTAGTACTGGTCCACAGCTAAAAAGGGATTATATGAAGAAGACCGGGGTTTACCCCCTTATCTTGTGAAGAACTGGGGAATCTTGGAGAGGTTCTTAGACAATAGCGTTAGAATAGCTAGGTTTAGACCATTAATTCTGAGGGCCCTATAGTCCTCGACTGTTTTTCTCACCAAGCCCTTTATGCTACCGTTACTTATTCCACCCGTCCTCATCTTGATTAAAACCTCCGGTATATAGCAGGTAGTTATCTTTTGCCTGGCCAACAACCTCAACACCATCTCATAATCGGCGGCGATTTTGAGGTTCGTATTAAAGCGACCGTATTTTTCATAAACTTCCCTTTTTACAAAAAAGGTGGGATGTGGAGGCATCCAACCCCACCTGAGCATACCTTCCTTATATTCTCCGGCCCTCCAGTATCTTATGAGCCTGCTGCCGTCTTTATTCACATAAACCAGGTCGCCATAAGCGCTTTGAACATCGTACCGGGCAAAGGCCTCCGCCATTTTTTCTATAACCCTGTCGCTGGCGTAGAAATCATCGGAGTGTAAGATCCCGACGACATCTCCCGTCGCCATTCCTATACCTTTATTGATGGCATCATAAATTCCCTGGTCGGGTTCGCTTATCCATTTTGAAATTCCGTGCTCATATTTTTTTATAACGTCCAGAGTCCCATCCGAAGATTTGCCGTCAATCACTATGTATTCTAGATTTTTATAAGTCTGCCCCAGCACACTTTTTATACACTGTTCTATGTTGATTACATTATTAAAAACAACAGTTAATATGGAAATCTTCATGTTCGCCATGTTAAAGTGGGGATATTGTATTGCGAAGTAGTTTGTACCCGGCCGTTCAGATTATCAGTGCGGGCAAAAGTGGTTAATGCAAACAAAACCCATATTTCCCCCGAGGACATATCCTAAAACCGCGGTTGTTGATTCATTATCGGGATATACTAAGCCCCCCGGTTTCAGCCAAAGCGAGCAAATAATTCAAAGCGATTCTGGCCGAGAAATTCAATCTTATAGCCAATGGCTCTAAGAAAATGGAGAAGTGGAACTTCGTTTTTCTGGTCGTCGATGGCTATAAAAAGCCTAGGCTTATATTGCCTTAAAGTCCTCTCCGCGCCGAGTATCACATCCAGCTCAGCCCCCTCCACGTCTATTTTAATTATGTCAGGAGGCTTTATAACCCCGGCAGCAAGGAGATTATCCATACTATCCACTGGCACGATAAGTTTTGTCGGTTCTTGGCTTAAACATCCTACTTCCGAGCCACAACTATCGCTGAAAAACATATACTCTCTTTTCCTTCCCAATGCTATCGGAGAAATAGCCACATTAGTAACGCCATTCATATCCATGTGTTTTCGCAAGTACACAAGATTCCTGGGATTCGGCTCGAATGCATATACAAATCCGTCGCTGCCACACAATCTTGCGAATAGTAGTGTAAAAAACCCGACATGGGCCCCTACATCGTATGCTATCATACCATTCCGGGAATGACTCGAAATGGCCTTTTGCTTGAAGAATTCATAGTCTCCGAACCAGTATCCATGAACACCACTGCCCACTATCCAGTAATAGTTCCTATTGTATCCCTGTAGGATTTTTATCCGGGAAGATTTAGGAATAACATTAAGTGGAAATCTCAATACCCTCCCGATAAAGCTTTTATTGTCTATTTTAGAAACATTAAAGACCTTCATATGGCACCCTGGAGCCGTTGCCCATATTCATCGAATCTCTTTTAAAAGCGAGTTATAAATCTCGACCCCCGTCGCACTCACGCTGGCACTATAGTTCATGTCGATACTGTTAGCCCGTTCATCGATATTTTTTATCCTAGCATCGTCCGGTATTCCTCGGCCGAAAATCCAATCTCCGACCTGGAAATTATCGATGCTAGAAACATTGGTTATTCGATTACTAGCCTTGGCCAAGTCCCCAGTTGCTATTATGTTATTAACAAAGTTGGCACGAAGTATGTTAACCGATGATGGAGTGTAGGATGTATCAATGTCCGTCGCTAGCAATTTTGACGTTATCATATTACCGTCGACAGCCGACACCCGTAATACTGGCAGCAACCAGGTGTACCCGAGCATTGAACGCTCCCTGGGCTGGAAAAAACTGAAGAGAAAGTGACGTAGGAACTCGACGTAGTCAAAGCTTCTTCCCGAGGGAGCATAACGGGATTGCCAATATAAATAATCTCCCACTTGAAACTTTTCTGGATAGTCAGTCTTAAAAGAGATGCTGTTTGAACTGAGAGCGATGCCGGATATAGCCACACTAACATGATGAGAAGGTCTTTTAATTTGAAACCTTTTTCCGGTATCGGACTCGATTATTTCATATGTGTTTGGGGATATGGACAATCTCCTTGGAACAACCTTGGTTTTATGGGTATCAGATATCGCTTTTAAGGGCGGGTCAAAGGAAAGAACCGAGCGCTGGACGTTCAACTTGTATTCACCGTACAGTTGAGA encodes the following:
- a CDS encoding four helix bundle protein, yielding MGKKFRANNVKFGFEDLEVWQKAINFADKVIDIGDKLNNTNRKHYRLVEQLESSATSIAMNIAEGKGRYSKREFIQFLYIARGSLYETITLLMILHKKNWIDGAQLDELKGSGSEVGRKISSLINSIGNSMS
- the gmd gene encoding GDP-mannose 4,6-dehydratase, whose translation is MKKALITGITGQDGSYLAELLLSLDYEVHGLIRRSSTFNTERLEHLYVDPHEPQARLFLHYGDISDSGQLTNLIYNIRPAEIYHLAAQSHVRVSFDMPEYSGDITGLGTIRILEAIRKSGNNCRFYQASSSEMFGMSPPPQSEETPFQPRSPYACAKLMAHWTAINYRDGYNLFAVSGILFNHESPRRSETFVTRKISRGVAMILSGKYKYIFLGNLDPMRDWGFAPEYVEMTWKMLQRPEPDDFVIGVGESHSIKEFLEEAFSYVGLDWREHVKIDPKYFRPTEVEALRADSSKAREALGWEPKVSFRDLVRIMVDADMRRMGLEPVGEGDRVLREKFPNRWWKVD
- a CDS encoding carbamoyltransferase C-terminal domain-containing protein gives rise to the protein MYILGVNAYHGDSSACLLSDGELVCAIEEERIRRIKHWAGLPVEAVKWCLQYGGIDIGEVDYIAISRNPSAHIHKKILRVLTKTPRIGFLKDRLQSVSRISDVKEGLARAFGVKASSIRARVQNVEHHRAHLGSAYLVSPFDRAACVSVDGFGDFLSAMRGIGSGNKIEILDWVEYPHSLGIFYTALTQFLGFWKYGDEYKVMGLSSFGRPAYLNEMRKVVKLKDNGLFELDTSFFVHHKEGVDMVWENGEPTLGRLFSDKLIELLGSPRQSGESISARHKDIASSMQAMYEEAFFHMLNHVHRKAGTDKIALAGGCIQNSLANGKIGDMTPFKELYIPPASYDAGTAIGAAVWLWSVFLGNDRGFVMDSAYWGPTFSDEQIEIALNEYGLKYIKLNDQELYEKTAKDIADGRVVGWFQGRTEWGPRALGNRSILVDPRKEGMRTILNERIKRREGFRPFAPSVLEDFVSEWFEGASPVPFMEKIYVVKAEKRRFIPAVVHVDGTGRLQTVSRSTNLRYYSLIREFFNLTGVPMLLNTSFNENEPIVNTPADAANCFSRTKMDVLVMGNYYCKV
- a CDS encoding sugar transferase; its protein translation is MYKEDQLRITDGDIGAVWDTAYSGSHSNELADVSGFNHKAVYSVTDTYPAKLNGSYDNSYTHGLFTTVRVREYSLKRYLDIAVSLLGLIFSFPISIIIALAIWLEDGWPIFYCSERVGLGGRFFRTYKFRTMVADSDVRFGPLQAGQNDKRITRVGRVLRATAMDEIPQLWNVLKGDMSIVGPRALLPAEIEVKASPSNGNRPIPLEMIPGCSKRHSIRPGLTGVAQIYAPRDISRRQKFRYDFIYLRRQCLEMDLRFILLSLWITLRAKWESRGNKL
- a CDS encoding glycosyltransferase family 2 protein, which translates into the protein MKISILTVVFNNVINIEQCIKSVLGQTYKNLEYIVIDGKSSDGTLDVIKKYEHGISKWISEPDQGIYDAINKGIGMATGDVVGILHSDDFYASDRVIEKMAEAFARYDVQSAYGDLVYVNKDGSRLIRYWRAGEYKEGMLRWGWMPPHPTFFVKREVYEKYGRFNTNLKIAADYEMVLRLLARQKITTCYIPEVLIKMRTGGISNGSIKGLVRKTVEDYRALRINGLNLAILTLLSKNLSKIPQFFTR
- a CDS encoding FkbM family methyltransferase, yielding MKVFNVSKIDNKSFIGRVLRFPLNVIPKSSRIKILQGYNRNYYWIVGSGVHGYWFGDYEFFKQKAISSHSRNGMIAYDVGAHVGFFTLLFARLCGSDGFVYAFEPNPRNLVYLRKHMDMNGVTNVAISPIALGRKREYMFFSDSCGSEVGCLSQEPTKLIVPVDSMDNLLAAGVIKPPDIIKIDVEGAELDVILGAERTLRQYKPRLFIAIDDQKNEVPLLHFLRAIGYKIEFLGQNRFELFARFG